Below is a window of Nicotiana tabacum cultivar K326 chromosome 19, ASM71507v2, whole genome shotgun sequence DNA.
CTGGTCTAGTTCCTATCGGAATTAAGTAAGAGGACTCATTTGAGGAGATGAGTTCcttttcttgattttttcttCGTTTGGTTGAGAGAACTACACGTAGCATTTTCTTGAAACTTTAACATTTAACACATGTACttcatttatagttttaaaatATTAACGCAGATTTCCCTACTTTCAAGTTTCATTATTTCTGTAGTTTCAAATATCATGTAGACCTCTCAACTTTAAAGTTTTACGTAGCAAACTTCCCTTCGGTCCTGCTTGTTATTTTTgccaattgtttttttttttttttttaaaagtttggccgcACACTTTTAGGGCCCGCTTGGttagaaatatttttattttttttcgaaatcaataTTTGatgatgaaaattttaaattttatttgaagttaaatttcgaaatttgaaatactccaaaaagctatttttcaaaattttcacttcaaatcactcacaaaaattcaaaaacagctCCAAATTACATTCATCTCTAAACACAAgtctaatttttaaataccatttttttttaaaaatcattttttacGAAATTTCACAATTATTatatccaaacgcccacttagagcccgtttggatataagatttttttcacttttttccgaaaaaaattcatttttttcgaaatcagtgtttgccataaaatttccaattttcgcttgaagatgaattttgaaatttctcgaaaatttgaaaaactttaaaaagttgtttttcaaaaatttacTGAGATcattcacaaaacttcaaaaacaacccaaaattatattaatgtccaaacacaactttaattttcaaataccattttcaaaaaatttcactttttttttttattttacaattcttatgtccaaacgcccaatTAATCTCCAAAATAtgcattttcctttttttgaaaAAGAAGCACTTTTAATCCATTAATTGCTAGCACTGTATTAGTTCAACTATTTGGCTAAAACAAATGGTGGACGCATGCTCTGGAGATAGTTATTCAATCACTTCCCACATCTGTTTTTGCTGCTAATTATTACTCCACCGTTAGCTTTCCTCTTAGTTTTGTTTCTGGTATATTCCCTTTTCTTTATCTTATATCCCAAAAAAAACTCTTTCTGTAGAGACGCATTTTCCACAACTTCTTTGTGAATGTggtctcatatatatatatatagatcttTACTTGACCGTTGACTTAGGTGGTTCATGCTATTGGCTGTATAAGAAAAAATTTCAAGATTCTCTGGTTAAAGTTCTCAAAGTGAATGTGCAGGTGACTGTGAGTTTCTTAATTTTGGACTATAAACACTTCACAAAGAGGTGTTGAAGCACTTCTCTTTCAATTGGAGAATGGAATTCGTAAATAGAGGCAACAAATTTGTCTGGCTTGATGGGGATGACTGAATAGGAGAAATGACAAAGGCATTTATGCTCATAAGAATAAATGAGATAGATGCTTACAAAAcgaaacaaaataataataacgcAGTATCTTCGCAAACTATTGCACATCGAGCAGATTATTCAATACCCAGTATGCACCCGAAGAATAGCTGAGGGtagattttgtaattatttatctaCTTTACTTTATGTGACACAAAAACGACTAGAGAGTCAATAATTTTATACATATTTTACTATAAGAAATGCGTGATGTGttgtaattttaaaatatataaagcTTAAAAAGATAATTCACTTTTTACCGTAAAGATTTCATATTTATAAGCTAATATAGCACTAATGTTGCTCAAATAGCACAAATAAAGATCTTTTCGGTCAAAATTTTCATTTGCTTTTAGTTTTAACTTTCGGACAGTAGAAGGGAAAAAAAATCACATCTACAGTATATTGATCAGTATTTAGGAACACGTGAATTAATAGGGTCCGATATTTATTCTTCACTCAAATTGGAAGGTGGCGGTCAAATATAGCAGTTATACGTTGATGGTGTTCGTTCATCAAAAGAAACCCACTTTGATTCAAAAAATCCACCTGAAAACCAAATCTACAATAACAAATCCCAGATTTTAATTGAATTTCTTATACATCACAAAACAATGCGATTAGTGACTTTCATATTTCAAGATTCGTCAACAatcttttctttcaaaagttTTTCAACCAAAACATAGTATGAAAATAGTTTTACATCATACCAAACACAACTTAAGGTTTTACATTTTGCTTATAACTTCATTCACATTTAGACAACATTTAGCAGACTTCAATATTCTTGCAACTCAGCATTAAGCATAGGTTATAGGGCAGCATCAGGCTGTCGATCTGGCGAAGAAGCTTGAAATTCTGGCAAAGCCTCACAGGAATCATATATCCTTGTTAAAGTGGGAAACTCGGACTGCACATAGACGACGTAAGGTGCATTGCAAATCAAATCACAGAACATTAGAGGTTATATTCCAAAAAGAATGCAAATCAAAAAAGCAATTATGTGTTGGTAGATATGCTCATTAAACCACCTGCTGATTGAGTATTTtgtgttttgtttgttttcttagAAGGTTGTGGGGGAGGCTGAGGAGAGGGGAGTGAGCGGACAAGAAAGTTGAAGAAGACATTGTTAGATTCAATGACAGGACAGTATATATCCCCAGGGAAAAAGATGTGAAATGTTCTCCACAAAAAACCATAGAAAAGAAGTTGGTACTTATTtttgggatctttacacaaatagccggccatattaattgtttactttttctagccatatacatagattatatattgattatacacaattatacatatgtaatacataaattatacattcactggctatttttagtttaagtaatAGGGTGAACAGCTATTTGGGTtaatccttccttattttttggtaattcattGGATATAAAGGTCCAAGGAATTTTAGTATTATAAGGAGGGGCGTGGGGTGAGGCTAGTGTTTTTTTAGAATTGCAAGTTGTAATAGTAAAGTGATTGTTAAAATACATGTAGAGGAAAATAACTAGAATCTGCAATTGGTTTAAAATATTTTCACTTAGTTAAGTGTTTTTCGAAGTCTGAAAGATCAAACTGAAGATGATGTTTATAAAGGAGAATATTTCATGAAAACGATTTACGTCATACCAAAGACACCATTGCCAAGAAACTAATTTACATGAAAATAGTAGTATTTCAAGATAACAAAACTCGACTCGGCCATCTCATAAGCTCGACATCCACCCGTATAAAATCAAACTCAGCTCATTTACTTTACAAACAAACAGAACTTGAGCCCCATGTCAAGGATGCTCAATTATCAGATAAACAAAGCTCGTGAAAGCTTAATTTCTCTCACTCAGCTTGACGCTTCACGAAAACTCAGGTAACTTGGAGTTTTCATTTTACTTATCGTTTTTCCTTAGTAGGTTTTGCTATGGCATCTAGAAAGTCTATGAGTGTTAATTGTACTCAAAGCAATGGGATAAGGGTGGGTCACGTAGACAAACAATGATTCGGAGTCAAGCTTCATGTCAACTAAGTTCACGAACGGAGCTCAAGCTTGGTTGTTTAGACAAATAATAAGCTGTGCCAAGCTCGACCATGGAAATTAATGGAGCAGAGAGTTTAATCTCAAACTCGAGCATGTGTATCAAACTAGTCCACCCCAGCATGGCTAGTATAATATGGTTAAGCAAGTTTGGAACTTTAGAGCATGTGTATCAAACTAGTCCAAATCATGTTGTAGGAAACAAAATCCCCTACAACAGACAACACAAGGAGGCCTAGTTGCCACATTCTTATCCTAGAATCTACAGGAAAAAGAATCATGATCTATAGCAAAAGAGTATCATCTTGTCTAAACACCAGAAGCTTAAGAAAATGGGCATATTGTCACCAATTAAGACGAATATTACCTCTATCCCGATCCCTGTGATAATATTTCTGACAATTAATCCAATAAATGTTCAATTGGATATCCAAATTTTTTGAAGCACATGTACAACTAACCATATTAAAAAAGTTACAGAGAATCAAGTTTTAATAACTCAATTAATAATATAGAAAACTGAAATCCAACTCATTTGATGCTTTCTCTATTATACAAGCTCTATTTACAAGCCCCAAACTACCCCGCTACATATAAAATATGCAAATCAAACTAACTCCTTATAACCAATCCAGTGAAACTATGTGAAATAAATTGGAACAAGAGACTCCAGATGAtaaacattcttttttttttaaagaacaaCGATGAACATTCCTTTCTCAATCAGTACGATGGACATTATAGTACAATGATGAACATTCTTATGTACCAGAATAACTCAAAGCTCAAGCATCAAAATTAACTTGAAGGCTTTATTGGTGACATCTGTTTTTTCATGTGGACTAAATCGTTATGGGAAATAGACCATGCATAAAACTTAACCCACAGGAGTGCTTTTCCTACAATGGATACACAAGCAAGGATAGCCTGCTCGGCTTTACTTAGTTTCCCATTTTTACCTTCTTTCTTAAAATACTGGCGTTAGTTTCAAATTTTAAAACGTCAGCAAGGACGTGATTGTTCCATGAAATCCTAGATAAAGCCTAACAATACAACAATTCCATTGAGAATGGAGGAAGgaattgttgcggaagccgaatatatagagagtgattaaatcacaactactatatctaaaggtagctaataaatagtaaatgagacaataataaaaaaaaataccagAAATTAACGATGTTcggcaaaatttaatttttgcctagtactcggacacaatcaactcaaactttatttcactccaaaaaatacaagtgaaatactataagagagaaagaagattcaaatgcctgaggagataagaaggcaagtgagagatGATTTCAAATGAACAAAACCCTTGCTATTTATAGAAGGGAAATTGccttaataatgtcatgcatgacatcatattaagtgtgaacatgcaatgtaaatgcatgaaaaatgcatctaccaatttcttcctaaaaggaggcttcaaatgttcacactagttcacattaatcttgtcaaaattcaacaaatctccaccttggcaagatTCCACTTTTGCAATTTTCTCTTACTGATAAATTTTGATTGTATCTTCAACTTCAATCTTCaaagttcaacaatgttgatcaagttcaaacaatgttgaaacttgatcgcagtcactACTTTTGTTAGCATATCGGTAGGGTTGTCTGTAGTCCGAATTTTCTGCaccatgactccaccttcttctataatATCAAAGTGAtatcgaacatcaatgtgcttcgtccttgcatgataaacttggttctttgctAATTGGATAACACTCTGACTATCACAAAATAGTGTGACACTTTCTCGACCAATATCAAGATCTCTAAGCaacccttgaagccaaattgcctcctttacAGCATCCGTaattgccatgtactctgcctcagtAGTAGACAAAGCAACCGTTGACTgtaaagtagacttccaactaactggtgcattTGCAAAAGTGaaaacataaccagtagttgatctacgCTTGTCCAAATCACCCGCATAATCCGAGTCACAATATACAACCGGATACTGActatcttcctgctcaaaaatcaatccaacatctacagtattacaaatataccgtagaatccatttcacagcttgcTAAAACGGatttataatactcaaaacgaccgccCGGGTAGTTACAGAAATATCAggtcttgtgcaaaccattgcatacatcaagctaccaacggcATTCGCATATGGCActcttgacatatactctcgttcaactTCATTCTTCGGCGACATAGCAGCACTAAGCTTAAAGTGAGAAGCAAGAGGAGTGCTAAACGACTTTGTGTTCTCATTCATGCCAAATCGATCTATTACTCTCTTCAAGTATTATTTCTGAGATAGATAGAGTTTCTTTGAATGTCTATCTCtttttatctccatgccaagaattttcttcgcCTCACCTaaatccttcatctcaaactccttTCTTAGTTGAATCTTCAAGTTCTCAATTTCCTCTTGActtttggaagctatcaacatatcatcaacgtataggagaagatatatgaATGATCCATCttcaagcttgcgcaaatacacacaatgatcgtatttgcttcttctGTACTTCTAATACGGGCCTTTTCCACAGAAAAGGGGAATCTTGTGTTCCAATAGAAGCAGAAGTGATGTGGATTATTCAAGAATCGAAGTCGATTCGCCCGCAAAAACTTTTTTTATTGCGGATCCATTGCAGGAAAGGGATAATGTGCAACTTCGAATTGTCAATTATATCCTTTATGGAAATggcgcaacataaacttgtcaaatcgtttgtactattgtctagaagattgtttcaatccgtacaacgattttcaagtttgcacaccatattttccttttcagcaactttgaatccttctggctgagtcatataGATTTCCTCTTCCAAGtctccatgtaaaaatgcagtttttacatctaactgaactagttccaaattcaACTGTGTTACCAAAGCCAACAAAACTCTAATGGAGGAGTGTTTCACGACTGGAGAAAACAcctcattgtaatcaattccctccttttgagcgtaccctttggccaccaatcttgctttgcagcgaacatcttcttggttaggaaatccttctttctttgcaaatacccatttgcacccaattgctttcttgcccttcgggagattggccaatttccatgtGCGATTCTGATGAAAAGGACTgtatttcttcattcatggcaatcctccacttatatTCTTCTGAAATTTGGACTGCGTcttctttataagtggtaggaacaccatcagctaTAATTGAGGCTGCACAAgccaccgtctctatgagacaattaggtttctttattgttctttttggcttgctggttgctattgattcaagctGTTGTTggggttcctgagttggaatctcccctTCCACTGACTCTTCTTCCGAGGGAAAATCTTCTATTGTTTCCTCTTTTTCTCCCTGTGTTGGAAAAATTAATTTTTCCTCAAACTACACCTGCTTTGAAGTACCAtcagtttgtttgacatcttcaactgtcaccttatctgttatggcagattcatcaaaggtaacatctctgctgaatataatttttcttgtctctggacaccataatcggtatcctttgactccagaagtaatccccataaatatagcTTTCTTTGTCatcggatccaattttgactctttcacatgatagtatgcaattgagccaaacacaTGCAAAAAATTATAATCTTCAGCAGGTTtttcataccatttttcaaatggtgtcttgcctcCAATAGcggcagatggtagacgattaataaggtggcatgcatatgttattgcctcagcccaaaattctttgcccaagccagcattggacaacatacaccgaaCCTTCTCCAACAAAGTCCGCTTTAtgcgttctgccactccattttgttgtggtgtatttCTGATGGTGAAATGTCTCAaaatgccatcattttcacaaatCTTATTGTaaagatcatttttgtattctccaccgTTATCTATGCGAAGACACTTTATCTTTCTGCCTGTTTGAGTCTCTATCATCGCCTTCCATTTGAGATAAATTCCCAGCACCTCATCTTTGGTTTTCAtagtatacacccacactctccgggaaaaatcatcaataaaggttacaaaatagtgtttcccacctaatgaaggtgttttggaagcaccccaaacatcaaagtgaacataatccaaaatacctttagtattatggattgttgttccaaatttaacccttgtctgtttccccttgacacaatgctcacaaaactccaaattgcaagtctttactccttttaacaatcttTGATCTGATAAAATCTTcgaggattttcctccagcatgtcccaagcgcatgtgccataacttggttgcttctgcctccttgtcatcactggatgtcactgttgctATCCCAATAACAGTACTACCGTGATAGTGGTACATGTTATTATTTTGCCGAAttcccttcattaccactagtgcaccggagcatattctCATTATCCCATTTTCTGCAACGACTTTGAGCCCCTTTGACTCTAGGGCTCCTACagaaatgagatttttcttcaattccgaTACGTATCGAACATCTATTAATGTTCTGATcaatccatcatggttccttaatcggaTTGAACCAATACCATATGCGGTAAGAGGATTGTTATTCGCGGTGTGAATAACTCCACATTTCCCTTCTTGAAAATCaatgaaccagtccctgttgggacatatatgatagctacaagctaAATCCATCAGTcattcagatggtttgaatggcTCAGTTGTAACTAGTGAGAAATCAGAGTCgttacaatcagctacatttgaatccatgacAGCCTTCCCAGTATTAGGTTTGTCCTTGTTTTCCAACtttggacagtctttcttccagtgccccttttcttgGCAAAAGGcgcattcatctttgctgggtctggatcttgacttggatcttgcTTTCTTCGTTCTCATATGATTTTGAGAATGACCTCTCAcgaccagtgcttctccttctccactcttttgtttttctctctttctttgttcatagctgtacaaggCAGAACAAACTTCTTTGAGAGACACTTCATCATTCCCATGAAGTAGAGTAGTTTcgaggtgctcgtactcatcgggAAGTGAACTTAATAACATTAAGGCCATATATCCATCACTAAAAGTCACGTCCATATTCTGCAAATCTGTCGCCAACTTATTAAAGCTGGTGATATGATCATTCATTGTAGTACCAGGAACATATGTGAAGTGTAACGGTCTTTTTTCATGTAaagtttattttgactgtttttctttaAGAATTTATCCTCCAACGCATTCCACAATTTATTTGCAGAAGTTTCTTTTGTGTATGGATACTTCTGTTCTCTTGTGAGGTAAGATCGAATGATACCACAAGCAACGCGGTTGATAATCTTCCAATCTCCTTCTGCGATATTGTCTGGTTTATTTTCTTCTATGGCAATATCTAGCCCTTGGTGAAAAAAGACATCAAGAACCTCCGCTTGCCGCATCCcgaaatgtcctgacccgtcaaaaatttcaactgcagatttcgcatttgacataattcttgtcataagcgaagatgccaacgacGTATTACTGACACCCGATGTGCACTCTTCATTTTTATTATCTCCCATTTTGCTACAGATACTATTTATTTGCTGACAGTACAGAACaccaaagtaattcttttctaatgtggaagttcagactatgctgcaaccacagagcatactaagaTAGAACCTTGGctatgataccaattgttgcggaagccgaatatatagagagtgattaaatcacaattactatatctaaaggtagctaataaatagtaaatgagacaATAATAAAAGAACACCAAAAATTAACGAGGTTCAGTAAAATTTGATTTTTGCCTAGTCCTCGTACACAATCAACTCAAACTTTATTTCACATccaaaaaatacaagtgaaatactacaagagagaaagaagattcaaatgccttaggagataagaaggcaagtgagagatGATTTCAAATGAACAAAACCCTTGCTATTTATAGAAGAGAAATGGccttaataatgtcatgcatgacatcataTTAAGTGTGAACATGCAATGTAAATGCATTTACCAATTTCTTCCTAAAAGGAGGCTTCAAATGTTCACACTAGTTCACATTAATCTTGTCTAAATTTAACAGGAATGATATAATTTCCTGAAGCTCTAGTGATATAGCGGATAAATGTTAGGAGACGGTTAGGGAAAAAGCAAATAACATACTTATATCAAGAGAATCAAGGGGAACTTCCAAAGAAACTTACCACCAAAACCTTTTTGTATGTGAAATTTCGCCCATGATTGTTTCTCTTCAGGACCAACCCTTTCCTCCATGTATCTCTGAAAAATGAATGACAACCATTATTTTCCCTGACAAAACAACTTCCTCGACCACTCATAGCACAGAAAGGAACTGCTGGAACCAGAGAATACCAGCACCGACAACATATGAAGTGGCTGCATGCTAGAGCTGACAATATTTGCTGCCTGCAGAGAATAAAAAAGGCATGCACAGTTTTTATCCTAGTCTTAACCAACCTTGCTGCGTAGTACATATTTTGTGACAACAAATTTCCCACAAGTCTTCATCAACCTTAAATGTGGAGAAAATATATATCACCCTTCTTCGAGATATCTTGCCCTTATGGATTCAAGATAATGAGTAGACACATGCAACACAATAAGctcgtttttatttttaaaatatttttcttcaaaatgtcCTTTAAGGACTTCTTTTCCTGATTAGTTCATAATGCCCTTTGAGGACTTCTGACTGAAGGATCCACAGGCACTTAGATCTAACCTGAAGATTGAGAGCTCTTAATTGAGATTCAACTGGCAACGGGCGTCTCTGATGATACTTCTCTTCTAAATACTAGCCACACAGAAAAGAGATTAGCACACAACTGAATCATTTATGATGCTGCCAGGGTTAGGAATCAAAGAAGAATGCATGAGCTTAAAAGATCTTATTCACACATAAAAGAACCTGCTAGTAAAATTGCATAGGAGTCCGAAATGACCACATCGCCATCAACCAATACAGGAACGTAATGAAGAGGATTTAATTTCTCAAACTCTGCAAATTATGCTTATGATATTAGTCAGATATAATGATGCAACAAAAAAATAACGCAGATACCACCAATATTCTATTCTGGAAGAGTTGCACAAGTTCTGAAACTATGCTAGTGAACCACTGATTGCTACAGAAGATTGTGTTTATGGTCACGTTAGGGTAAAAATAAATGGAACAAAACTTTATCACATTACTCTTAACTGGTATCACAATCTTAAGCAGTAGAAATCTGAAGTAGAAACTAGCTTTCCATAGCTCAATCAAGAGAGAATGTCCTCTAATGTAATGAAGTAGACGCTTCGTCTCCTTTGCTTTTTCTGGATTAAGTTTGTCTACTTTGATTCTTTCTACTATCCAAACACGGCAAGAGCTTGCGCATGTATACCTATGCTTAATCAAACCGAGGCTACCTAATCACATAATATTTACAGATTTCACATAGTAAGACTTCCTGTTACTTATTGGATGCCTTGATCCTTTGACTTAAAAAAGGTCTTATATTACACGAAGAATCAGGCACCGTAAAACAGAGAGCTAAATCGTACTAGaagttattaattttttttttttgagaaggtaaaGATTTATTATAACAGTACCAAGATGGTACTTAGAGATACAGAGAACATTCCAAAACAACAAACACTCCCTACATCCCACTTAGCGAATCCAAGAAATCCATAAACTGATACAAATCCATTAAGGAGCCACCATTGCACCAATAATATAAATTATGAATACATTTATTCTTAATTCTAGAAATACGATTCCTATGCCCATTAATGCAAGCATTGTTCCTTTCCAGCCATAAGGATCACAAGATGCACAATGGAATGGTCCTCCATATCCGCTTTAGCTTTCTGGGTACATTTTGGACTTGCCACTCTTCCAACAAACTCCTCACCGTCTGTGGCATCACCCAGGAAATGCCACAAATAGTTAAGAATAACTCCCACCATTGTCTGGATATTCTACAGTGGAGGAAGAAATGATTCACTGTTTCCTGATTCTCTTCACATAAGTAGCAACTAGCATCTATTACACAAATGGAATCCCCTTTTCTGCAAGTTATCTTGAGTCAAACATGCAAAGAAATATCCTttcaataattattaattactgAAAGGATATTTCTT
It encodes the following:
- the LOC107831340 gene encoding glutathione S-transferase 1-like isoform X2; protein product: MESNYSQKMAADSTWVSKIILYSFWQSSCSWRVRFALNLKEFEKLNPLHYVPVLVDGDVVISDSYAILLAEEKYHQRRPLPVESQLRALNLQAANIVSSSMQPLHMLSVLRYMEERVGPEEKQSWAKFHIQKGFGVRVSHFNKDI
- the LOC107831340 gene encoding glutathione S-transferase 1-like isoform X3 yields the protein MESNYSQMAADSTWVSKIILYSFWQSSCSWRVRFALNLKEFEKLNPLHYVPVLVDGDVVISDSYAILLAEEKYHQRRPLPVESQLRALNLQAANIVSSSMQPLHMLSVLRYMEERVGPEEKQSWAKFHIQKGFGVRVSHFNKDI